In the Silvanigrella aquatica genome, TAATCCACAAAGCAAGTTGATCTCCCAAAAGTTTTTGCCACGGAATATCTGTTGGATTTGCATTAATTGTTTGAATTACGACTGAAGTGATACTGAGTAAACATATCGATAATGGAACAGATATTAAAACAGCAGCTATAAAAACCATAAATTGAGAAGGCCATAACCCAATTTGTTGAATCCATAATTTAAATGAAGAAATATTTTTGGGATTATGCAGAGCCATTTTAATTTTTTACCTTGTTATAATTTACTCAATGTCATTTATTATTCTAATTGAAAGTTCTGAGTCGAATTAATTTTTTCTCGCCGGGAGCTAGATTTATTTTATAATTTATTGTGGAATTATATTCAGGTTTTAAGTCCAATTTGATCTCTTTATTTGGTTGAACGGAAACTCTTAAAACTTGAATGGTATCGGGCAATGTTGTCCAGCTCCTTGTATCTGCTGTTTCTGTCGCAATACTAAAAATATTTGCAGCCAAACCAGCTAAAGCATTTTGTTCCCCTAGCTTTCGAGCCGCGACATCTTTTGCAATGACGCGAGCAGCAATTTTAGCAATATCACGAACTCTTCGGTTTTCAAGAGCTTGTTTCGCCATTTTTCCAATGTCTTGCATAATCACTGTTTTACCAATAGATTTTTCATTAATATAGATCTCAGCTGAGTGTGATTTATAATGAATATCTTTATATTCAGGAAATGAAATTCTTACTACTGTTTGGCCAGTTGGTAATACAATGTCTTTTGGAACTTTTACGGGTGAATTTCCTGATTCATATATAACAAAAACTTCGCTTTTTTTAAGCAGATCGTTATGTTTTTCCCATGTTAAATTAGGGTTACTTTTTTGAATGTCTGATAAAATCTCCCTTCGATTTCTAAACTCGGCAAGTCTACCGATATCTTTTAATATTTGAATTTCTGCAGACCTAAAAGCATTATTTTGTGCTGAATCACTGCGCACATTGTTTAAAGCATTTCTGTATTCAATAATG is a window encoding:
- a CDS encoding COG3014 family protein, which encodes MSFKRFFLISCATALITACQSYTQENQKIRNDLYVGKYKEAATKLDESSLSTEGRNFALFGMEKGMLLYLQGEYPNAVKSWVQSDKKLDDLYTTSISKTTASFVINDSMSDYTGEAHERVLLPLFSSIAFFANNDQNNSTVMIRRTYDIKKELEAENLGENVFKYDAFSHYFSGMVFETKKEWDNAIIEYRNALNNVRSDSAQNNAFRSAEIQILKDIGRLAEFRNRREILSDIQKSNPNLTWEKHNDLLKKSEVFVIYESGNSPVKVPKDIVLPTGQTVVRISFPEYKDIHYKSHSAEIYINEKSIGKTVIMQDIGKMAKQALENRRVRDIAKIAARVIAKDVAARKLGEQNALAGLAANIFSIATETADTRSWTTLPDTIQVLRVSVQPNKEIKLDLKPEYNSTINYKINLAPGEKKLIRLRTFN